A window of Aeromicrobium sp. Root236 contains these coding sequences:
- a CDS encoding queuosine precursor transporter encodes MTSAATTAEPDREIHYASRGSSYFDVILALFCVVLVVSNIAATKSTEFISGHDVSLGPVQVLPIISDGGAILFPLAYILGDVISEVYGFKAARRAILVGFGTAILAFATFLVAMKLPGASFYENQDAFESVVWSGVQIVAASLIAYLTGQFLNSYVLVRMKARSAEPGLWRRLIGSTGVGEAADTFIFCAIAASAIGISTGGQFVNYFVVGFVFKCAVEIVVSPVTMLVINALKRREPTYWV; translated from the coding sequence ATGACTTCTGCTGCCACCACGGCCGAGCCGGACCGCGAGATCCACTACGCGTCGCGCGGCTCGTCGTACTTCGACGTGATCCTCGCGCTGTTCTGCGTCGTCCTCGTCGTCTCCAACATCGCGGCGACGAAGTCGACCGAGTTCATCTCGGGCCACGACGTGTCGCTCGGGCCGGTGCAGGTGCTGCCGATCATCTCCGACGGCGGCGCGATCCTGTTCCCGCTGGCCTACATCCTCGGCGACGTGATCTCCGAGGTCTACGGGTTCAAGGCGGCGCGGCGGGCGATCCTCGTCGGCTTCGGCACGGCGATCCTCGCGTTCGCCACGTTCCTGGTCGCGATGAAGCTGCCCGGTGCGAGCTTCTACGAGAACCAGGACGCGTTCGAGAGCGTCGTCTGGTCCGGTGTGCAGATCGTCGCGGCCTCGCTCATCGCGTACCTGACCGGCCAGTTCCTCAACTCGTACGTGCTGGTGCGCATGAAGGCCCGCAGCGCCGAACCCGGGCTCTGGCGCCGGCTGATCGGCTCGACCGGGGTCGGCGAGGCTGCGGACACGTTCATCTTCTGCGCGATCGCGGCATCGGCGATCGGCATCTCGACGGGCGGCCAGTTCGTCAACTACTTCGTGGTCGGGTTCGTCTTCAAGTGCGCCGTCGAGATCGTCGTGAGCCCCGTGACGATGCTGGTGATCAACGCGTTGAAGCGCCGCGAGCCCACCTACTGGGTGTGA
- a CDS encoding aldo/keto reductase, which translates to MDTAPLVELNDGRQMPLLGFGTYSIKDPQIFVEAIDTGYRLLDTATRYENETEVGRGIADSPVSRDELFVTTKLPGNAHGSQGPRIELSASLERLGLDHVDLYLIHWPLPRIDKYVETWQAMIELRDEGLTRSIGVSNFLPEHLSRIVAETGVAPAVNQVELHPYFPQVEQRAADEGYRIITQSWSPIGRGSDLLDNPVLAEIGARHGKSVAQVVLRWHTQIGAAPIPKSATPERFRSNLDIFDFELDHDDLERIAGLDTGQRIGGDPRTHEEF; encoded by the coding sequence ATGGACACCGCACCTCTCGTGGAGCTCAACGACGGACGCCAGATGCCGCTGCTCGGCTTCGGGACGTACTCGATCAAGGACCCGCAGATCTTCGTCGAGGCGATCGACACGGGCTACCGCCTGCTCGACACCGCGACCCGCTACGAGAACGAGACCGAGGTGGGCCGCGGCATCGCCGACTCACCGGTCTCCCGCGACGAGCTGTTCGTCACGACCAAGCTGCCCGGCAACGCGCACGGCTCGCAAGGTCCGCGCATCGAGCTGAGCGCATCCCTCGAACGCCTGGGCCTCGACCACGTCGACCTCTACCTGATCCACTGGCCGCTCCCGCGCATCGACAAGTACGTCGAGACGTGGCAGGCCATGATCGAGCTGCGCGACGAGGGGCTGACCCGGTCGATCGGCGTGTCCAACTTCCTGCCCGAGCACCTCAGCCGGATCGTGGCTGAGACCGGGGTGGCGCCGGCGGTCAACCAGGTCGAGCTGCACCCCTACTTCCCGCAGGTTGAGCAGCGCGCGGCCGACGAGGGCTATCGCATCATCACGCAGAGCTGGAGCCCGATCGGCCGAGGCAGCGACCTGCTCGACAACCCGGTGCTGGCCGAGATCGGCGCGCGGCACGGCAAGTCCGTGGCCCAGGTCGTGCTGCGCTGGCACACCCAGATCGGTGCGGCACCGATCCCGAAGTCGGCCACGCCGGAACGGTTCCGCAGCAACCTCGACATCTTCGACTTCGAGCTCGACCACGACGACCTCGAGCGCATCGCCGGGCTCGACACCGGGCAACGCATCGGCGGCGACCCTCGTACGCACGAGGAGTTCTAG
- a CDS encoding geranylgeranyl reductase family protein, whose translation MTAELPTRTDVLVVGAGPAGAAAAAWAARFGMDTVLADAATFPRDKTCGDGLTPRAIAELQRLGLEDWVRGHGTNRGLRAAGFGQELLLPWPGGSLPDWGSAVPRTELDDKIFRVAVESGATPLEGARAVDAERDASGKVTAVTFQLGKDRTPHTIQCDRLVVADGVRSPLGRVLGREWHRDTAYGVAGRSYVKSGRSDDPWISSHLELRGEDDELLPGYGWIFPLSDGEVNLGVGALATAKRPAELQIRPLMEYYATLRREEWDLSGELRMPTSALLPMGGAVSGVAGPNWILVGDAAGCVNPLNGEGIDYGLETGRVGAELMRTHTDLQDAWPALLTTHYGEAFSIARRLAGLITVPRLLPTAGPVGMRSHRLMTFALRVMGNFVTDEDRDFTARLWRWAGRQSVRLDDRPPFTS comes from the coding sequence ATGACCGCTGAGCTGCCGACCCGGACCGACGTGCTCGTCGTCGGCGCCGGTCCCGCTGGAGCGGCGGCAGCGGCCTGGGCGGCGCGATTCGGCATGGACACCGTGCTCGCCGACGCCGCGACGTTCCCCCGCGACAAGACCTGCGGCGACGGCCTCACGCCCCGCGCGATCGCGGAGCTGCAGCGACTCGGACTCGAGGACTGGGTACGCGGACACGGCACCAACCGCGGTCTCCGCGCAGCCGGCTTCGGCCAGGAGCTGCTCCTCCCCTGGCCCGGCGGATCGCTGCCCGACTGGGGCTCGGCCGTGCCGCGCACCGAGCTCGACGACAAGATCTTCCGGGTAGCGGTCGAGTCCGGCGCCACACCGCTCGAAGGCGCCCGCGCCGTCGACGCGGAGCGGGACGCCTCCGGCAAGGTCACCGCGGTGACCTTCCAGCTCGGCAAGGACCGCACGCCCCACACGATCCAGTGCGACCGCCTCGTCGTGGCCGATGGCGTACGTTCGCCGCTGGGCCGCGTGCTCGGCCGCGAGTGGCACCGTGACACCGCATACGGCGTCGCCGGCCGGTCGTACGTGAAGTCGGGCCGCAGCGACGACCCTTGGATCTCCTCACACCTCGAGCTGCGCGGCGAGGACGACGAGCTGCTCCCCGGATACGGCTGGATCTTCCCGCTCAGCGACGGCGAGGTGAACCTCGGCGTCGGCGCGCTCGCCACCGCCAAGCGGCCTGCCGAGCTGCAGATCCGCCCGCTGATGGAGTACTACGCCACGCTCCGCCGCGAGGAGTGGGACCTGAGCGGCGAGCTCCGCATGCCCACGAGCGCGTTGCTGCCGATGGGCGGCGCGGTCTCCGGCGTCGCCGGGCCCAACTGGATCCTGGTCGGCGACGCGGCCGGCTGCGTCAACCCGCTCAACGGCGAGGGCATCGACTACGGCCTCGAGACCGGACGGGTCGGCGCCGAGCTCATGCGTACACACACCGACCTCCAGGACGCCTGGCCCGCACTGCTGACCACGCACTACGGCGAAGCGTTCTCGATCGCCCGTCGCCTCGCGGGGCTCATCACGGTGCCGCGCCTCCTGCCCACCGCCGGACCGGTCGGCATGCGCTCGCACCGGCTCATGACGTTCGCCCTGCGCGTGATGGGGAACTTCGTCACCGACGAGGACCGGGACTTCACCGCACGCCTCTGGCGCTGGGCCGGCCGCCAGTCCGTACGCCTCGACGACCGGCCGCCGTTCACGTCTTAG
- a CDS encoding M50 family metallopeptidase, producing the protein MATALVLVVLPPVWRTTRHLVTLVHEAGHAVVAVLTGRRLNGIRLHSDTSGLTVSSGKPRGAGMIATTAAGYLAPAALGLGSVLLIDAGHTPWALYAGLATLALMLLYIRNWFGLVVVALSALAVGLLIWKAPERVQDFAALAFAWFLLVAAPRMTLDLWAHRRRVRTRTTDADILARLTILPAAVWNTIFLLLTLAALAGAVRVTDLFT; encoded by the coding sequence GTGGCCACAGCCCTGGTGCTGGTCGTGCTGCCACCCGTGTGGCGTACGACCCGGCACCTCGTGACGCTCGTGCACGAGGCAGGGCACGCCGTGGTCGCGGTGCTCACCGGCCGGCGCCTCAACGGCATCCGGCTGCACAGCGACACCTCGGGGCTGACCGTCTCCAGCGGGAAGCCCCGGGGTGCCGGCATGATCGCGACCACCGCGGCCGGATACCTCGCTCCTGCGGCCCTGGGACTCGGCTCGGTGCTGCTCATCGACGCCGGTCACACCCCGTGGGCGCTGTACGCCGGGCTGGCCACGCTGGCGCTCATGCTGCTGTACATCCGCAACTGGTTCGGCCTCGTCGTCGTCGCGCTCAGCGCGCTAGCCGTCGGCCTGCTGATCTGGAAGGCGCCCGAACGCGTGCAGGACTTCGCCGCCCTGGCGTTCGCCTGGTTCCTGCTCGTCGCCGCACCCCGCATGACGCTCGACCTCTGGGCGCATCGCCGGCGAGTGCGGACGCGTACGACCGACGCGGACATCCTCGCTCGTCTCACGATCCTGCCCGCAGCTGTGTGGAACACGATCTTCCTGCTGCTCACGCTCGCCGCCCTGGCCGGAGCGGTTCGCGTCACCGATCTGTTCACCTGA
- a CDS encoding FAD-binding dehydrogenase has translation MDADVIVVGAGLAGLVATAELVEAGRKVILVDQEGEQGIGGQAFWSFGGLFFVDSPQQRRMGIKDSVELAMQDWMGSAQFDRDEDHWPRQWAEAYVNFAAGEKRAWLKERGHSVFPVVGWAERGGGLASGHGNSVPRFHITWGTGPGIVEPFEKLVRGGHDQGLVQFAFRHQVDELIVTDGAVTGVRGQVLEPTDAERAAPTSRTSIGEFTMTAQAVIVTSGGIGGNHELVRANWPERLGTPPEHMISGVPAHVDGRMLGIAEKAGASHINRDRMWHYVEGIKNWDPIWPLHGIRILPGPSSIWLDGAGKRLPIPGLPGFDTLGTLKLLRQSGHDHSWFVLTQAIIEKEFALSGQEQNPDLTGKSVRELVKQRLAKGATGPVEAFKSKGEDFIVADTIEELVAGMNALTPDAPVDVEDVRRQVAERDRELDNAFTKDLQIAALKQARSYRGDKLIRVASPHKILDPKKGPLIAVRLHVLTRKSLGGLETNLDSQVLGTDGSPVDGLYAAGEVAGFGGGGVHGYNSLEGTFLGGCIFSGRAAGRAAAQQVG, from the coding sequence ATGGATGCTGATGTCATCGTCGTCGGAGCGGGCCTCGCCGGCCTGGTCGCCACCGCAGAGCTTGTCGAAGCCGGCCGCAAGGTCATCCTCGTCGACCAGGAGGGCGAGCAGGGCATCGGCGGCCAGGCGTTCTGGTCGTTCGGCGGCCTGTTCTTCGTCGACTCCCCTCAGCAACGCCGCATGGGCATCAAGGACTCGGTCGAGCTCGCGATGCAGGACTGGATGGGCAGCGCCCAGTTCGACCGCGACGAGGACCACTGGCCGCGGCAATGGGCCGAGGCGTACGTCAACTTCGCCGCCGGTGAGAAGCGTGCCTGGCTGAAGGAGCGCGGCCACAGCGTGTTCCCGGTCGTCGGCTGGGCGGAGCGCGGCGGCGGGCTGGCCAGCGGCCACGGCAACTCGGTCCCCCGGTTCCACATCACCTGGGGCACCGGCCCCGGCATCGTCGAGCCGTTCGAGAAGCTGGTCCGCGGCGGCCACGACCAGGGCCTCGTGCAGTTCGCTTTCCGCCACCAGGTCGACGAGCTGATCGTCACCGACGGAGCCGTCACCGGCGTACGCGGACAGGTCCTCGAGCCGACGGACGCCGAACGCGCCGCACCCACATCGCGTACGTCCATCGGTGAGTTCACGATGACCGCGCAGGCCGTCATCGTCACGTCGGGCGGCATCGGCGGCAACCACGAGCTCGTCCGCGCCAACTGGCCCGAACGCCTCGGCACTCCCCCGGAGCACATGATCTCCGGCGTCCCGGCGCACGTCGACGGCCGCATGCTCGGCATCGCGGAGAAGGCCGGGGCGAGCCACATCAACCGCGACCGCATGTGGCACTACGTCGAGGGCATCAAGAACTGGGACCCGATCTGGCCCCTGCACGGCATCCGCATCCTTCCCGGTCCATCGTCGATCTGGCTCGACGGCGCCGGCAAGCGGCTGCCGATCCCAGGGCTTCCCGGGTTCGACACGCTCGGCACGCTCAAGCTGCTGCGGCAGAGCGGCCACGACCACTCGTGGTTCGTGCTGACCCAGGCGATCATCGAGAAGGAGTTCGCCCTCTCCGGCCAGGAGCAGAACCCCGACCTGACCGGCAAGAGCGTGCGCGAGCTCGTCAAGCAGCGCCTGGCCAAGGGTGCGACCGGGCCCGTCGAGGCGTTCAAGTCCAAGGGCGAGGACTTCATCGTCGCCGACACGATCGAGGAGCTCGTCGCCGGCATGAACGCCCTGACGCCCGACGCGCCCGTCGACGTCGAGGACGTACGTCGTCAGGTCGCCGAGCGCGACCGCGAGCTCGACAACGCGTTCACCAAGGACCTGCAGATCGCCGCGCTCAAGCAGGCGCGCAGCTACCGCGGCGACAAGCTCATCCGCGTCGCCTCCCCGCACAAGATCCTCGATCCCAAGAAGGGCCCGCTGATCGCCGTACGCCTGCACGTCCTGACCCGCAAGTCGCTCGGCGGGCTCGAGACCAACCTCGACTCCCAGGTGCTGGGCACCGACGGCTCGCCGGTCGACGGCCTGTACGCCGCGGGCGAGGTGGCCGGCTTCGGCGGCGGCGGCGTGCACGGCTACAACTCGCTCGAGGGCACGTTCCTCGGCGGCTGCATCTTCAGCGGCCGCGCCGCGGGCCGGGCCGCCGCCCAACAGGTCGGTTGA
- the rmuC gene encoding DNA recombination protein RmuC encodes MELVIVLLVGLGLGLVGGWLFGRASRPGETGVDAQVLEARHAALISQVRHDEAVVRAEVEQQLAAAQASVQGLREQLVLAQDQHRQTVEAHRQETRQREAATQTESKVLEKLAPVAAQLKDMQQKVLDLEKQRSEQHGDLAAQIRATRQSAEQSKMAAETLSAALRNNSVRGAYGELQLKTLVESAGLLNRIDYSVQESISADSGARRPDMVIKLPGRKQVAIDSKVPFSAFIDSFREDISEAERKTLQTQHAKQVRGHVDALAGKEYWTGLPVSPEYTIAFIPSEAILNTALDADPTLLEYAFSRGIVLATPVNLWATLKTVALTWKQEDLAENAQELVDLGRELYKRLGKLSDHVSKLGRSIETTVRAYNDFAGSLEGRVLVTARKLDGIDEARMLGEVKQIEGDTRRLTASEFTALEETGIARPEIDFEQVGLPGVADDDERTA; translated from the coding sequence ATGGAACTCGTCATCGTGCTTCTCGTGGGACTCGGACTCGGCCTCGTCGGGGGTTGGTTGTTCGGTCGTGCGTCCCGTCCCGGAGAGACCGGCGTCGACGCGCAGGTGCTCGAGGCACGTCACGCGGCACTGATCTCGCAGGTCCGTCATGACGAGGCCGTCGTACGTGCCGAGGTCGAGCAGCAGCTCGCCGCCGCGCAGGCATCGGTCCAGGGGCTCCGCGAGCAGCTCGTCCTGGCCCAGGATCAGCACCGCCAGACAGTCGAGGCGCACCGCCAGGAGACCCGCCAGCGCGAAGCGGCGACGCAGACCGAGAGCAAGGTGCTCGAGAAGCTCGCCCCCGTGGCCGCACAGCTCAAGGACATGCAGCAGAAGGTGCTCGACCTCGAGAAGCAGCGCAGCGAGCAGCACGGCGACCTCGCCGCCCAGATCCGGGCGACGCGGCAGAGCGCCGAGCAGTCCAAGATGGCCGCCGAGACGCTGTCGGCCGCCCTGCGCAACAACTCCGTACGCGGTGCCTACGGCGAGCTCCAGCTCAAGACGCTGGTTGAGTCGGCGGGGCTGCTCAACCGGATCGACTACTCCGTGCAGGAGTCGATCTCCGCGGACTCGGGTGCACGCCGTCCCGACATGGTGATCAAGCTGCCCGGCCGCAAGCAGGTCGCGATCGACTCCAAGGTGCCGTTCAGCGCGTTCATCGACTCGTTCCGCGAGGACATCAGCGAGGCGGAGCGCAAGACGCTCCAGACCCAGCACGCCAAGCAGGTCCGCGGCCACGTCGATGCCCTGGCCGGCAAGGAGTACTGGACCGGCCTGCCGGTCAGCCCCGAGTACACGATCGCGTTCATCCCGAGCGAGGCGATCCTCAACACCGCGCTCGACGCCGATCCGACGCTGCTCGAGTACGCCTTCAGCCGCGGCATCGTGCTGGCCACGCCGGTCAACCTGTGGGCGACGCTCAAGACCGTGGCGCTGACGTGGAAGCAGGAGGACCTCGCCGAGAACGCCCAGGAGCTGGTCGACCTCGGCCGCGAGCTCTACAAGCGCCTCGGCAAGCTCTCCGACCACGTCTCCAAGCTGGGCCGTTCGATCGAGACCACGGTGCGCGCCTACAACGACTTCGCCGGCTCGCTCGAGGGTCGCGTGCTCGTGACGGCTCGCAAGCTCGACGGCATCGACGAGGCGCGCATGCTCGGCGAGGTCAAGCAGATCGAGGGTGACACCCGCCGGCTCACGGCCAGCGAGTTCACCGCGCTCGAGGAGACCGGCATCGCCCGGCCCGAGATCGACTTCGAGCAGGTTGGCCTGCCCGGCGTCGCCGACGACGACGAACGCACCGCCTGA
- a CDS encoding DUF998 domain-containing protein, with protein MYVVTEVVVGLRASNDYRFADSTISDLGNTSCRTVRGDVLCSPWHAAMNAGFVWFGITLALGALLLGSRVLPGRTGAAAVLVWCVSGLGSVGVGLVPVNEHGALHGLVALPVFLAQPTALLLTALSLRGTRPGLARGTLAVAALSAVGAAGFGALLAGDGSTALGGFERLALWPGYVWVAVIAALTARAEN; from the coding sequence GTACGTCGTCACCGAGGTCGTCGTCGGGCTGCGGGCCTCGAATGACTACAGGTTCGCCGATTCCACGATCAGCGATCTCGGCAACACCTCGTGCCGGACGGTTCGCGGCGACGTGCTGTGCTCCCCATGGCACGCCGCAATGAACGCCGGCTTCGTCTGGTTCGGCATCACCCTCGCACTCGGTGCGCTCCTGCTCGGTTCTCGCGTCCTGCCCGGGCGCACGGGCGCGGCCGCGGTGCTGGTCTGGTGCGTCTCCGGTCTCGGGTCCGTCGGGGTGGGGCTCGTGCCAGTCAACGAGCACGGGGCCCTGCACGGTCTCGTGGCGCTGCCGGTCTTCCTGGCCCAGCCGACGGCGCTGCTCCTCACCGCGCTCAGCCTGCGGGGCACTCGCCCCGGTCTCGCAAGGGGCACGCTGGCTGTTGCCGCGCTGTCTGCGGTAGGGGCCGCCGGCTTCGGGGCGTTGCTGGCCGGTGACGGTTCGACCGCACTCGGCGGCTTCGAACGCCTGGCCCTGTGGCCTGGCTACGTGTGGGTCGCGGTCATCGCAGCGCTCACCGCACGCGCTGAGAACTAG
- a CDS encoding M48 family metallopeptidase has protein sequence MTIYMTPNLSDEKIESLELFDAFRYGEDLLDSRFPRDAARVLRKVVEAEPGNPAAWELLGRAHFAAAHLPLAEEAFRKLVELEPTSMWAQTALGLTLDRQSRHSEGAVHHRVAAAMGASERDATRVELVDRQTG, from the coding sequence ATGACCATCTACATGACCCCGAACCTCAGCGACGAGAAGATCGAGTCGCTCGAGCTCTTCGACGCGTTCCGCTACGGCGAGGACCTGCTCGACTCGCGCTTCCCGCGCGATGCCGCTCGGGTGCTCCGCAAGGTCGTCGAAGCCGAACCGGGCAACCCGGCCGCCTGGGAGCTGCTGGGCCGTGCCCACTTCGCGGCGGCGCACCTCCCGCTCGCCGAGGAGGCGTTCCGCAAGCTCGTCGAGCTGGAGCCCACGAGCATGTGGGCGCAGACCGCGCTCGGCCTGACCCTCGACCGGCAGAGCCGTCACAGCGAGGGCGCGGTGCACCACCGCGTCGCCGCCGCGATGGGTGCGTCGGAGCGCGACGCGACGCGGGTCGAGCTCGTGGACCGACAGACCGGCTGA
- a CDS encoding NAD(P)H-dependent oxidoreductase translates to MATVMLLLAHPRTTSYCHALAERIGERLLDLGHEVRSHDLYAELFDPVLTAEESHTSGETIESVLARENDPMVALHREELRLAEGLVVVHPNWWGMPPAILTGWIDRVVVPGVAYRLAEATGYPEPLAPLAELFVVNTSDTTDERERELYHDPLASIWGRCVAPYLGGPRVTRRVLRPVTDSTDEQRGAWLDEVETLASEVFGSAP, encoded by the coding sequence ATGGCGACCGTGATGCTCCTGCTGGCCCATCCGCGAACCACGAGCTACTGCCACGCATTGGCGGAACGGATCGGCGAGCGATTGCTCGATCTCGGCCACGAGGTACGTTCGCACGACCTCTACGCCGAGCTGTTCGATCCCGTGCTCACCGCCGAGGAGTCACACACCAGCGGCGAGACGATCGAGTCCGTCCTCGCCCGTGAGAACGACCCGATGGTCGCGCTGCACCGCGAAGAGCTCCGCCTCGCCGAGGGCCTCGTCGTCGTGCACCCCAACTGGTGGGGCATGCCGCCGGCGATCCTCACCGGATGGATCGACCGCGTGGTGGTGCCCGGCGTGGCCTACCGCCTCGCCGAGGCCACCGGATACCCCGAACCCCTCGCGCCGCTCGCCGAGCTGTTCGTCGTCAACACGTCCGACACCACGGATGAACGGGAGCGCGAGCTCTACCACGATCCCCTGGCGTCGATCTGGGGTCGCTGCGTCGCGCCCTACCTCGGCGGTCCGCGGGTCACCCGCCGCGTGCTGCGCCCAGTCACCGACTCGACCGACGAGCAGCGCGGTGCGTGGCTCGACGAGGTAGAAACGCTGGCATCAGAGGTATTCGGGTCAGCCCCCTAG
- a CDS encoding exodeoxyribonuclease III: MLRIATVNVNGIRAAHNKTRGQTLGFGDWLADRGADIVTLQEVRAPDEIVRELTADAGYHVVHAEAAAKGRAGVAVLSRTEPTEFRVGNGDDYFHDSGRWIEADVPLADGSTLTTVSAYVHSGEAGTPRQDDKYRFLEQMAVRLAEIRATGNHGIVTGDLNVGHTERDIKNWKGNVKKAGFLPEERAYFDRYFGELGWVDVHRTLAGDVDGPYTWWSMRGQAYDTDTGWRIDYQIATPELAAAAREAVVDRASSWAERWSDHAPLVIDYDL; encoded by the coding sequence GTGCTTCGTATCGCCACCGTCAACGTCAACGGCATCCGCGCCGCCCACAACAAGACCAGGGGCCAGACCCTCGGATTCGGCGACTGGCTCGCCGACCGGGGTGCCGACATCGTGACCCTGCAAGAGGTCCGCGCGCCCGACGAGATCGTGCGTGAGCTGACCGCCGACGCCGGTTACCACGTCGTCCACGCCGAGGCCGCCGCCAAGGGCCGGGCGGGTGTCGCCGTGCTCAGCCGCACCGAGCCCACGGAGTTCCGGGTCGGCAACGGTGACGACTACTTCCACGACTCGGGCCGCTGGATCGAGGCCGACGTGCCGCTGGCCGACGGGTCGACCCTGACGACCGTGTCGGCCTACGTGCACTCCGGCGAGGCCGGCACGCCCCGCCAGGACGACAAGTACCGATTCCTCGAGCAGATGGCCGTACGCCTCGCCGAGATCCGCGCCACCGGCAACCACGGCATCGTCACGGGCGACCTCAACGTCGGCCACACCGAGCGCGACATCAAGAACTGGAAGGGCAACGTCAAGAAGGCCGGCTTCCTGCCCGAGGAGCGCGCCTACTTCGACCGCTACTTCGGCGAGCTCGGCTGGGTCGACGTGCACCGCACCCTCGCCGGCGACGTCGACGGGCCCTACACGTGGTGGTCCATGCGCGGCCAGGCCTACGACACCGACACGGGCTGGCGCATCGACTACCAGATCGCGACACCCGAGCTGGCCGCCGCGGCTCGCGAGGCGGTGGTCGACCGGGCCTCGAGCTGGGCCGAACGCTGGTCCGACCACGCCCCTCTGGTCATCGACTACGACCTCTGA
- a CDS encoding DUF1304 domain-containing protein, which yields MTALALILAGIAGLLHVLFFKLESLDWRKPKTWKTFGLASQEDADTMASLAYNQGFYNLFLAVGTFVGIGYVAFSDDHDTIGWTLIVFACGSMLAAAVVLISSGGKAFARAAAIQGVPALLAVATALVAAS from the coding sequence ATGACCGCTCTCGCCCTGATCCTCGCCGGCATCGCCGGGTTGCTGCACGTGCTGTTCTTCAAGCTCGAGTCGCTCGACTGGCGCAAGCCGAAGACGTGGAAGACGTTCGGGCTGGCGTCGCAGGAGGACGCCGACACGATGGCGTCGCTGGCGTACAACCAGGGCTTCTACAACCTCTTCCTCGCCGTCGGCACGTTCGTCGGCATCGGGTACGTCGCGTTCTCCGACGACCACGACACCATCGGCTGGACGTTGATCGTGTTCGCCTGCGGCAGCATGCTGGCCGCCGCCGTCGTGCTGATCTCCAGCGGGGGCAAGGCCTTCGCCCGCGCCGCCGCGATCCAGGGCGTACCGGCGCTGCTGGCGGTCGCCACGGCGCTCGTCGCCGCCAGCTGA
- the tgt gene encoding tRNA guanosine(34) transglycosylase Tgt, with protein MADVFTVGKELEGALGRTGTISTPHGDIRTPAFIPVGTRATVKAVLPEAMADLGAQALLANAYHLYLQPGADIIDEAGGLGTFMNWRGPTFTDSGGFQVLSLGAGFKKTLSMDAKGVEADDVIAEGKDRLALVDDDGVTFTSHLDGSKHRFTPEVSMQIQHQLGADIMFAFDELTTLMNSRGYQEESIRRTQAWAERCVVEHQRLADERSHKPAQALFGVVQGAQHEDLRRAAARGLVALDFDGYGVGGAIEKENLGTIVRWVNEELPDDKPRHLLGISEPDDLFTAVENGCDTFDCVSPSRVARSSRVYAMTGRYNLNVAASRRDFGPIDPECDCYTCAHYSKAYLHHMFKTKEYVAATLATIHNERFTVRLVDDMRTHIEAGTFTEFKTKFLARFYG; from the coding sequence ATGGCGGACGTGTTCACCGTCGGCAAGGAGCTCGAAGGCGCCCTCGGGCGTACCGGCACGATCTCGACCCCGCACGGCGACATCCGAACGCCTGCCTTCATCCCGGTCGGGACCCGTGCCACGGTCAAGGCCGTGCTGCCCGAGGCCATGGCCGACCTCGGCGCCCAGGCGCTGCTCGCCAACGCGTACCACCTCTACCTGCAGCCCGGGGCCGACATCATCGACGAGGCGGGCGGCCTCGGTACGTTCATGAACTGGCGCGGGCCGACGTTCACCGACTCCGGTGGCTTCCAGGTGCTGTCGCTCGGCGCCGGGTTCAAGAAGACGCTGTCGATGGACGCCAAGGGTGTCGAGGCCGACGACGTCATCGCCGAGGGCAAGGACCGCCTCGCGCTCGTCGACGACGACGGCGTGACCTTCACCTCGCACCTCGACGGCTCCAAGCACCGGTTCACCCCCGAGGTGTCGATGCAGATCCAGCACCAGCTCGGCGCCGACATCATGTTCGCCTTCGACGAGCTGACGACGTTGATGAACTCCCGCGGCTACCAGGAGGAGTCGATCAGACGTACGCAGGCGTGGGCTGAGCGCTGCGTCGTCGAGCACCAGAGGCTCGCCGACGAGCGGTCCCACAAGCCCGCGCAGGCCTTGTTCGGCGTCGTGCAGGGCGCTCAGCACGAGGACCTGCGTCGCGCGGCGGCCCGCGGGCTCGTGGCTCTGGACTTCGACGGCTACGGCGTCGGCGGCGCGATCGAGAAGGAGAACCTCGGCACGATCGTGCGCTGGGTCAACGAGGAGCTGCCCGATGACAAGCCCCGGCACCTGCTCGGCATCAGCGAGCCCGACGACCTGTTCACCGCCGTCGAGAACGGCTGCGACACGTTCGACTGCGTCTCGCCGTCACGGGTGGCCCGCTCGTCGCGGGTGTACGCGATGACCGGTCGCTACAACCTCAACGTCGCGGCGTCACGGCGCGACTTCGGCCCGATCGACCCGGAGTGCGACTGCTACACGTGCGCGCACTACTCCAAGGCGTACCTGCACCACATGTTCAAGACCAAGGAGTACGTCGCGGCGACCCTCGCGACCATCCACAACGAACGGTTCACGGTGCGCCTCGTCGACGACATGCGTACCCACATCGAGGCCGGCACGTTCACCGAGTTCAAGACGAAGTTCCTCGCCCGGTTCTACGGCTGA